The Arachis duranensis cultivar V14167 unplaced genomic scaffold, aradu.V14167.gnm2.J7QH unplaced_Scaffold_232527, whole genome shotgun sequence genome contains a region encoding:
- the LOC127744270 gene encoding protein RETICULATA-RELATED 1, chloroplastic-like, with translation MAALSSTFAISNSNDNQTWHHYIHCNKIPSFECNNTLPILRKTLSFRIHCTAPEPLGYSVAPLERTTFDDPPKTEIGGGDGGDGGGRGGGGGGGDSGGEAGGNDGDEEFGALLNFEAVMKEAESRGVKLPSDMVEAAKTTGIREMFLQRYLDLQGSAWPLSFMMKHCSILRNRMLADPSFLFKVGIEVLIDTCCATYAEYKQRGKDFWAEKELVAADVLVGDVVDIALVTLLAPYARIGKLSVSKGLLGRIQHACAALPSSVFEAQRPGCKFTVMQRVATYFYKGALYGSVGFGCGIIGQGFANMLMNAKRSIRKSEEDIPVPPLLPSAALWGFFLAVSSNTRYQIINGMEQLVEASPLAKKAPVVAMAFTVGVRFGNNIYGGMQFVDWAKRSGIQ, from the exons ATGGCAGCACTTTCTTCAACCTTCGCCATCTCCAACAGCAACGACAACCAAACATGGCACCACTACATTCATTGCAACAAAATCCCTTCTTTCGAATGCAACAACACTCTTCCTATTCTCCGCAAAACCCTCTCTTTCAGGATCCACTGCACTGCCCCTGAGCCTCTCGGTTATTCAGTTGCTCCTTTGGAACGCACCACATTCGATGATCCTCCTAAGACCGAGATTGGCGGAGGTGATGGCGGTGATGGTGGAGGACgtggcggcggcggcggcggtgGTGATAGCGGTGGAGAAGCAGGAGGGAACGATGGAGATGAAGAGTTCGGGGCTCTGTTGAATTTCGAAGCGGTTATGAAGGAAGCGGAATCTCGTGGTGTGAAGCTTCCTTCGGATATGGTGGAGGCAGCGAAGACCACCGGCATTCGAGAAATGTTCCTCCAACGTTACTTGGATTTACAG GGTTCGGCTTGGCCACTATCGTTTATGATGAAGCACTGTTCTATTCTGAGAAACCGAATGCTTGCTGATCCTTCTTTTCTATTTAAAGTTGGAATAGAG GTTTTGATAGACACTTGTTGTGCAACCTATGCTGAGTATAAGCAAAGAGGCAAAGACTTTTGGGCTGAGAAAGAGTTGGTTGCTGCCGATGTTCTGGTTGGAGATGTTGTTGACATTGCTTTGGTGACTTTGTTAGCACCCTATGCTCGAATCGGGAAGCTTTCTGTGTCCAAAGGTTTGCTTGGACGCATTCAACATGCTTGTGCAGCTCTTCCCAGCAG TGTATTTGAAGCTCAAAGGCCGGGATGTAAATTCACTGTGATGCAGCGCGTTGCCACATACTTCTACAAG GGTGCATTGTACGGATCCGTTGGTTTTGGATGTGGTATTATCGGTCAAGGATTTGCAAATATGCTCATGAATGCTAAAAG GAGCATTAGGAAATCTGAAGAGGACATACCTGTACCCCCACTTCTGCCAAGTGCTGCTCTTTGGG GTTTCTTCCTTGCCGTGTCATCCAACACGCGGTACCAAATCATTAATGGAATGGAGCAGCTTGTTGAAGCCTCTCCTTTGGCAAAGAAGGCCCCGGTAGTTGCAATGGCTTTCACGGTAGGTGTGAGATTTGGCAATAACATCTATGGCGGCATGCAGTTCGTAGATTGGGCCAAACGGAGTGGCATACAATGA
- the LOC127744269 gene encoding BTB/POZ domain-containing protein At3g44820-like, whose amino-acid sequence MAPAGKLSGFQREGDEWFCNAGLPSDIAVSIDGVTFHLHKFPLISKCSKIARANEESLNKDGKTMNMVLEEFPGGPDTFLIVAKFCYGFRVELSARNVVLVYCAADYLEMTDEFGEDNLLPKSECFFHKNILRNWKDCILALQNSEPALLRAEKLHLVSKCMNALSMMVCTDPSLFGWPMMMYGSFQSPGGSILWNGINTGARIRSSESDWWFEDISYLSVSLFERLINTMRARGIRPENLAGAIMYYSRKYLPGLGRWRAGQGGKTRSVASFSLTPATVDQKALLERIEKLLPEKKGRSFCQFLLGLLRVALILNVDQACIDSLERRIGMQLELATLDNLLIPTYSDSDTLYNTDCIDRIVHHFVSKESNLTGFSPSSTDLQESPSESLRKVAKLIDSYLAEIASDVNLKPGKIRTLAEALPQPSRSLHDGLYRALDIYFKAHPWLSDKDKEELCNIIDYQKLSIHACAHASQNDRLPLRVVLQVLFFEQLHLRTALAGCLSTLDGENHETAPAACVPAIALGEMAGEIVQRDGWVTVARENQVLKVDMDKMSSRVGALEEEFSKIKHEMKTTAKPRNSLSSPRFISRKLGCKLIPRLSDAQPESLNRCRSTPRASTEKARLSHRSRHAESVS is encoded by the exons ATGGCTCCAGCTGGGAAGCTTTCTGGGTTTCAAAGAGAAGGCGATGAATG GTTCTGCAATGCTGGACTTCCAAGTGATATTGCTGTTTCAATCGATGGAGTCACTTTCCATCTCCATAAG TTTCCTCTTATATCGAAATGTAGCAAAATTGCTCGAGCGAATGAAGAGTCCCTGAACAAGGATGGGAAGACTATGAACATGGTGCTGGAAGAATTTCCTGGTGGTCCTGACACTTTCTTAATTGTAGCTAAATTCTGTTATGGCTTCCGTGTAGAACTGTCGGCCAGAAATGTAGTATTGGTCTATTGTGCTGCAGACTATCTTGAAATGACAGATGAATTCGGAGAAGATAACCTGTTGCCGAAATCAGAGTGTTTTTTCCATAAAAACATACTTCGCAACTGGAAAGATTGTATTTTGGCTCTTCAAAATTCCGAGCCTGCTCTACTAAGGGCTGAAAAGCTTCACTTAGTGAGTAAGTGTATGAATGCTCTATCTATGATGGTATGTACAGATCCAAGTTTGTTTGGTTGGCCTATGATGATGTATGGGAGTTTTCAGAGCCCCGGCGGAAGCATTCTGTGGAATGGTATAAATACTGGTGCTAGGATTCGGAGCTCAGAATCTGATTGGTGGTTTGAAGACATCTCTTATCTCAGTGTGAGTTTGTTTGAGAGGCTTATTAACACAATGCGGGCGAGAGGTATTAGGCCTGAAAACCTGGCAGGTGCCATAATGTACTATTCTAGAAAGTACTTGCCAGGGCTGGGTCGGTGGCGTGCCGGACAAGGTGGGAAAACTAGAAGCGTTGCGAGTTTTAGCTTGACACCTGCTACTGTTGATCAGAAGGCTTTGTTGGAAAGAATTGAGAAACTTCTTCCTGAAAAGAAGGGAAGATCCTTTTGTCAATTCCTACTGGGGCTTCTTCGCGTGGCTTTGATATTGAATGTTGATCAAGCATGCATAGATTCTTTAGAGAGGAGAATAGGGATGCAATTGGAACTGGCAACACTAGATAATCTTCTTATTCCTACGTACTCAGATTCTGATACATTATATAATACAGATTGTATTGATCGGATTGTCCACCATTTTGTGTCTAAAGAATCAAATTTAACTGGTTTTTCGCCTTCATCAACTGACCTACAAGAATCACCATCTGAATCGTTGAGGAAAGTTGCAAAGTTGATAGATAGCTATCTTGCAGAAATTGCTTCTGATGTTAACTTAAAACCTGGAAAGATACGCACTCTCGCAGAGGCCCTCCCCCAGCCATCAAGATCATTACATGATGGACTATACAGGGCACTCGACATTTATTTCAAG GCGCATCCTTGGCTATCCGATAAAGATAAGGAAGAACTATGCAACATCATTGACTACCAGAAACTCTCGATCCATGCTTGTGCTCATGCATCCCAAAATGATAGGTTACCCCTCAGAGTTGTTCTTCAAGTGTTGTTCTTTGAACAGCTGCATTTGCGAACGGCATTAGCCGGATGTCTCAGTACATTAGATGGTGAAAATCATGAAACTGCTCCGGCAGCTTGTGTTCCTGCAATTGCATTGGGAGAAATGGCAGGTGAAATAGTACAGAGGGATGGATGGGTGACTGTAGCGCGCGAAAACCAGGTTCTAAAGGTGGATATGGATAAGATGAGTTCTAGAGTTGGAGCGCTTGAGGAAGAATTCAGCAAAATAAAGCATGAAATGAAAACCACAGCAAAACCTCGCAATTCGCTTAGTTCTCCGCGATTCATTTCAAGAAAGCTTGGGTGTAAGCTTATTCCAAGACTCTCGGATGCTCAACCAGAATCCCTTAACCGGTGTAGATCCACTCCAAGAGCATCAACTGAAAAGGCACGTCTGTCTCATCGGTCGAGACATGCAGAAAGTGTTTCTTGA
- the LOC127744271 gene encoding putative pentatricopeptide repeat-containing protein At3g47840 produces MPSSFPLLLLLLLLPRLPSSAASLLRLWRPQDAVLRSTKGVRGRVWERNRCASSFSVHPNTPHFVHNMVDLNSELKQLVKRCQLHKARHMFDKMPYRDEVSWTTIIAGYVNSSDPFEALILFLNLWIQPGLQKDQFMISVALKACALGMNIYFGESLHGFSVKSSLVDSVFVSSSLVDMYMKVGKVEQGCRVFEEMETRNVVSWTSIIAGLVHGGYSIEGLLYFSEMWRSKVGYDSYAFAIALKASADSNSLDCGKAIHTQTIKQGFDESLFVINTLASMYNKCGKPGYVIRLFKKMRMPDVVSWTTLITTYVQTGEEENAVDAFRRMRKSGVSANQYTFAAVISACANLAVKEWGQQIHGHVLRLGLVDALSVSNSLITLYSKCGMLTLASMVFCSMARKDIISWSTIIAVYSQAGYAKEAFDYLSWMRREGPKPNEFALASLLSVSGSMALLEPGKQVHARVLCIGLDHEAMVHSALISMYSKCGSLKEASKVFDGTKTNDIISWTAMINGYAEHGSSQEAIRLFEKIPSIGLKPDYVTFIGVLTACSHAGSVDQGFHYFMSMTDEYRISPSKEHYGCMIDLLCRAGRLSEAELMIRSMPFHSDDVVWSTLLRACRVHGDVDRGRQTAERILSLDPNSAGTHITLANIYAAKGRWEEVAHIRKLMKSKGVIKEPGWSWINVNDHLHSFVSADQSHPQSEDIITIFKTTKFKKRRFFAGNMFK; encoded by the coding sequence ATGCCCTCCTCCTTTCcgcttctcctcctccttctgtTGCTCCCCCGCCTTCCTTCCTCCGCAGCCTCTCTCCTTCGATTATGGCGGCCGCAGGATGCCGTTTTGCGTAGCACAAAAGGCGTCCGGGGACGTGTTTGGGAGCGTAATCGATGTGCCTCTTCATTTTCCGTCCATCCAAACACGCCCCATTTTGTTCATAATATGGTTGACCTTAACTCCGAACTGAAGCAACTTGTGAAACGTTGTCAACTGCATAAAGCAAGgcacatgtttgataaaatgccttACAGAGATGAGGTTTCATGGACCACGATAATAGCTGGTTATGTCAATTCTTCAGACCCGTTTGAAGCGTTGATCTTGTTCTTAAATTTATGGATCCAGCCTGGTCTTCAAAAAGACCAGTTTATGATTAGTGTTGCACTCAAGGCTTGTGCTCTTGGCATGAACATATATTTTGGAGAATCATTGCATGGATTTTCTGTGAAGTCAAGTTTGGTAGACTCGGTATTTGTCAGCAGTTCACTTGTGGACATGTACATGAAAGTAGGCAAAGTAGAGCAAGGTTGCAGAGTCTTCGAAGAAATGGAAACCCGAAACGTGGTATCGTGGACGTCCATTATTGCGGGGCTTGTTCATGGTGGTTATAGTATAGAGGGATTATTGTACTTCTCTGAAATGTGGAGATCAAAAGTGGGTTATGATTCATATGCATTCGCCATCGCTTTGAAAGCATCTGCTGATTCAAATTCCTTAGATTGTGGGAAAGCTATTCACACACAAACAATAAAACAAGGGTTTGATGAGAGCTTGTTTGTGATTAATACTCTTGCTTCCATGTATAATAAATGTGGAAAACCAGGTTATGTCATCAGATTGTTCAAAAAAATGAGGATGCCAGATGTAGTTTCATGGACAACCCTTATTACAACATATGTGCAGAcgggagaagaagagaatgcAGTGGATGCATTTAGAAGGATGAGAAAATCAGGGGTTAGTGCCAATCAATACACTTTTGCAGCAGTAATTTCTGCATGTGCGAATCTTGCTGTTAAAGAATGGGGCCAGCAGATACATGGCCATGTATTGCGTCTAGGTCTGGTGGATGCCTTGTCAGTGTCGAATTCCCTCATTACACTTTATTCGAAATGTGGGATGTTAACTTTGGCTTCAATGGTGTTTTGTAGTATGGctagaaaagatattatttctTGGAGCACTATAATTGCAGTTTATTCTCAAGCAGGTTATGCAAAAGAAGCTTTTGACTATCTATCATGGATGAGAAGGGAAGGGCCAAAACCGAATGAATTTGCTCTTGCTAGCTTGCTTAGTGTGAGTGGAAGCATGGCGCTTCTTGAGCCTGGGAAGCAGGTGCATGCTCGTGTCCTATGCATTGGCCTGGATCATGAAGCAATGGTTCATAGTGCACTAATTAGTATGTATTCAAAATGTGGGAGTCTAAAAGAAGCTTCTAAAGTATTTGATGGGACTAAAACTAATGACATTATATCATGGACAGCCATGATCAATGGGTATGCTGAACATGGATCCAGCCAAGAGGCAATTCGTTTATTCGAGAAGATTCCCAGTATTGGTTTAAAACCGGACTATGTGACTTTCATTGGGGTTTTGACAGCTTGTAGCCATGCTGGATCGGTTGATCAAGGTTTTCACTACTTTATGTCAATGACTGACGAGTACCGGATCAGTCCTTCAAAAGAGCACTATGGTTGCATGATTGATCTTCTATGCAGAGCGGGAAGATTGAGTGAAGCTGAGCTTATGATACGAAGCATGCCTTTTCATAGTGATGATGTTGTGTGGTCTACCTTACTTAGAGCATGTAGGGTTCATGGGGACGTTGACAGAGGAAGACAAACAGCAGAAAGAATACTTTCTTTGGATCCGAATTCTGCAGGAACTCACATCACCCTGGCTAACATATATGCTGCCAAGGGGAGATGGGAGGAAGTTGCACACATAAGGAAGCTAATGAAGTCAAAGGGGGTAATAAAAGAGCCTGGTTGGTCTTGGATAAATGTCAATGATCACTTGCATTCATTTGTTTCTGCGGATCAGTCTCATCCGCAGAGCGAAGATATCATAACCATTTTTAAAACTACTAAGTTCAAGAAGAGGAGATTCTTTGCTGGAAACATGTTCAAGTGA